The Chamaesiphon minutus PCC 6605 DNA window CCCGAACTAACTGCTAGACAAAAAGAACTTATTAACGAAAGAGCGCAAAGATGTTGTGAATATTGTTGGAGTCAACTTAAGTTTTCACCCGATCCTTTTTCCATCGAACATATTATTCCTTTGTCTAAAGGTGGAACTTACGACCTCGATAATCTAGCTCTGTCTTGTCAAGGGTGCAACAATCGTAAGTATAATCTGACAGAAGCAATCGATCTGATCGATGGTAAACTCGTACCGCTATATCATCCCCGCCAACAATTGCATGTGGAACATTTTGTGTGGAGTGATGATTTTACCGAGCTGATTGGGATTAGTCCGACTGGGAGAGCGACGGTAGTTAGGCTGCAATTAAATCGGGAAGGGGTTGTTAATTTACGAGGGTTATTAAGAGAGAAAAATCTTCATCCTCCCGATTAAATATTCGATCGACCCAAATAACCCTCGATCGATATCTACAGTAGCGATCGAGTATGCCAAGGTTGATAAAATAAGCCGAAGTCATTGCTCCGCTTAGGTTTGAGTGGTGGGCAATGCCCACCCTACGGCTAAAAATGTGGGCATTCAGAACTCTAAAAAGTACAATCGGTAATATTTTGAGCGATCTCTTTACCCACAGTTTTAGTCTGGTCGCGCCACTACGGCTCTACTCACTACCTTCTTCTTCATAAGAATCTATGTCAAAAATATCATACATTTCTTCTATTAAATAAGTCCACAATCCATCATAGTCAAGTTTACCTGGACTAGAACCTACAATGGTGACATCAACGTTTTTCAAATCAACTTCTAATTTAAGCAGTATACTATGCCTTTCTTCTTCTGTTTTAATATAGCAATCATCCATGATATCTTTATTACTGACAAAAAAGATATCATATATTTTCAAGCATTTAGCAAAACCTTCAATATCTGAATTGATATACGTTGTTTTTTGCAGAAATTTTTCTCTGTCTTTATATATTGGGTTCTCAGCTAAATATATTCCACCATCTGATTCTTGAATAGATATAAACATACCCATAGCAACATGTTTGCCGATTTTATATATAAATTCTAAATTATTCTTTTCATCTTCTTCGTTTATATATTCTGTACAATCTTGCTTGCTATCAATACAAGCATACTTTTTTACTTGTGATAGGTCGAACGCCCACTCCAATGATTCAACCAACTTTGGCAAACCCGTATTACACAAAAAAATAATATCGTTACTTGGTATATTAATGATTACTTCTTTGGATAAAAAAGCAATTTTATTTAGGTCTAAATTATAAAATTTGTCTTCCATTAATTTAACCTCATCTGCCGCTGGGAGGGGTAAAGATGTGTAGCAGTAATTTAATAATTGGCATTAATCGATCGACTATCGATCGATCGAGCTATTATAGCAAGATAGTTATGCCGAATTCAGGTTGGTTGAGCTGCTGATGATTAGTTACGAATTAACTCGTCCCGAAGAACTGATTGCTGGTGTCGATGAAGTCGGGCGGGGTGCTTTATTTGGAGTAGTGGTGACAGCGGCGGTGATTTTGCCTAAAGATGCGATCGAGCAATGTCAAAGTTGGGGAGTTAAAGATAGTAAAAAGCTGTCCCCACAACGTCGAGAACTTTTGGTACCGAAAATTCAACAAATTGCGATCGCGTATCAGATTGGGATTGCTACGGTTGCCGAAATCGATGAGATTAATATTCTTCAGGCGACGCTAGTGGCGATGCGGAGGGCGATAACTGGTTTGGCGGTGACGCCGGAATTATGCTTGGTAGATGGCAATCGTGAGATTCCCCAGCTCGATGTGCCCCAACAAACTTTGGTTAAGGGCGAAGATCGATCGACCTCGATCGCGGCTGCAAGTATTTTAGCGAAAGTGTGGCGCGATCGGGCTACCAGTGAATTAGCAGCGATTTACCCATTGTACGATCTAGAAAATAATAAGGGTTATGGTACTGCTCAGCATCGTAATGCGATCGAGAAATATGGCATTACTCCAGAACACCGTCAGTCGTTCAGTCCTTGCAATCGTCATGTTTGCCCTTAATGAGGCGAGTGAGATTTTGGATTTTGGAGTTCGCTCTCCCAACTCCCAACTCCCCGCTCCCAACTCCTTCTCTATCCCAAATGCGGAGCTTGAGGCTGGGTTGATGGCTTGGTGCTGGTACCTTCAGTTCCGGTATTAGCCCATAAAATATAATCGGCAATTAGTTGGTGCAGCAATCGCTGTTTGAAAGTGTTGAGAATCCCTTTGAGCAGACTATTTCCTGCCGATTCTACCATCGATCGAGGCATGAAGTTTAATGGTGGTGGGAGATCTACTCGAACTTGAAGATCTGCCAATCCTTCTAGATATGTTTGCCCGTTTTCTTGATAGGGGGATAACTTACCCATCAGTTGCAGACTAAAGCGACGATCGATGTAGTCGATGCCGCGAATTTCGCATTTGGTAGAGGCGATCCGCACCGTTCCATCTGCTTCCGTCCACACGCGCAAAAATACCGTTGGCTGAAGCTCGAATCCAAAAAAGTTTAGGGTGCGCATAGCTAGCCGAAACTCGTCCTCGCTGAGTTGTTGGACGCGACTGGGATCTACTAGCGCATTAACTAACCGATGTGGTTGGCGCAGATAATGCCCGATCGGGATCGGTTGCTTGGGTACGGCAATATCGACCGATCGATCCGCTGAGAATTTAACGATTTGCATATCTAAAGCAAGGAGTTAGAACCGATACTACTATGCAACATTATTGGCTGTCAAAGATCGACATTGAAAAAATTGTCTTAGAAGTAAATATTTAAAAGCTAAGTAAAAATTTTAGTTCTAATCGATCGCTCTCTAATCGCGATAAAATACATTCATCTATAATTTTATCGCATCTCGGTTCTTTGGGGGATCGGCTTTACTGCCTAGATCTCTAGCTCGAATTTAATGCTCGGTAGTTTATCAAATTAGTACGGCATATAGTACTAATTAGCAACTGTATATGACTCTAAAGATCGGCCATTTAGGGCCTACGGGTACTTATTCTGAAGCGGCGGCATTAGCCTACGCGCGCGCCAAACTTGCTGGGGTGGAGTCGTGCTTGCAACCCTATCCCAATATTGCCCAAACGCTCAAAGCTGTTGCCGCCAAAGAAGTTGCCTTGGCGATCGTCCCAGTCGAAAACTCGATCGAAGGTGGCGTGACGATGACTGCCGATACGATCTGGCAACTCGTCGCCAGTCTCCAAATCCAACAGGCGATCGTCTTACCGATCCATCATGCCTTAGTTTCGGTCGCTGAGGACTTGAGCCACATCGAGACGGTGTATTCGCATCCGCAAGCTCTGAGCCAATGTCAGCTTTGGTTGCAGCAGCATCTCCCCCAAGCGGTGCGGATTGCAGATAATTCTACTACCGCAGCACTGGCAACTTTGGCTGCCAATCCTCAAGCTGCTGCGATTTCTTCGGTACGTGCGGCTAATTTGTATCAATTGCCAGTCTTGGTACGATCGATTAATGATTACCCCGACAACCAAACTAAATTCTGGGCGATTAGTTTGCAGCCGACTCTGGCGGGTAACCGTACTTCTGTGGCTTTCAGTTTGCGATCGAATACTCCAGGCGGATTAGTCACGGCATTGGGGTTCTTTGCCAATCGGGGACTGAATTTGAGCCGAGTCGAATCGCGTCCGAGCAAACGCTCTTTGGGCGATTATTTATTTTTTATCGATATCGAAACCGATCGCTACAATTGTCGCCAACTCAAATCTGCACTAGCCGATCTCGATGCTTATGCTGAAACAGTCAAAAATTTTGGCAGTTATGACACTACCATCATCGAAGTTCTCTAAGCGGTCGCAATTAAAGTAATATTTAATACCAAGTACGATAACCACTTTTAAAATAAATCCACTCAAGATAGGAATTTAATTATGCTGGTTGCCATGACTCCAGACTTGCTATTGCAATCTGAGCACATCGCTCAGACAGGGTTACCCGATCTCACTCAACCCCAATACCTCAACCAACTTGCCGATCGATTGCCCCTCGCGCTGGCAATTTTCGCGCTCTTAGCGATCGGATTGGGTGCGGGCATGGCTTTGTTCAACTTTTCGCTCCGTAACTATCCCCCAAATGTCGTCATTGGCGATTGGGTGATGCAGTCGGCTCAACTGATGCGCGGATTGCAGCAAATCTTCCTCGTTACGGCGATCGTGCTGTTGGGGTTTGGATTGTGTTCGACGCTAGCCAACCGTCAGAGCAATTGGGAGCAAGCACGAGTAGCTCAAAAAACGCCAACGCTGGCTGCTGGGGAATTAATCCAACAATCTTCGCCCCAAGTCAGCTATATTACCCAAGAACCTTTTACTTATACCACGCAGCTCGATGGCAAACTGGTAAAAGTTCAAGACAAAAGAGATGTCACCCGTCAGTCATCAGTCAGCGGCTCGAATCTGCAAGTGACAATCTCGCCGCTCAAAACAAATACCAGCAATAGCAATAATTTCACGCTCGACTTTAGAGGCGATTATCAGATTACCAATCCGATTGGTACTACCAATCGCTTTGTCTTTCAAATCGCGCCCCCGACTGGTTATTCACTCCTCCAAAACTTTGAAGTCGAGCGCAATGGTAAAAAATTAGCTTCGACTTCTCCTGGTGAATACCGCTTCCCACTTCAGATCGCGCCTGGTAGCATCAGCAAACTCCGCGTTAACTATCGCGCGCAAGGATCGCCGCAATGGGTTTATAGTGCTAAGGCTGGCTCTCTAGACAACTTTCGGATGACGATCGCCTCTTCAGTCCCTCGACTCAATTTTGTCAGCGACGTCGCACCCACCAAAACAACAACTAATGGCGATCGACAAACGTTTACTTGGGCATTCGATCGAGATGCCTCGGTGCAAAAGCCTTTCGGGGTAGCGATTGGGGCACCTGTAGCCGCACAGACGGGCACGTTGCCGCTATTATTACTGCTAGCTCCTGGCATTTTTGGCTGGTGGATGCTCCTGTTATGTCTGTCGATACCGATGCGACTCCAAGACATCGCGATCTCTGGATTGGCATTTTTCGCGGGGATGTTTGCCCTCACCTATTTCAGTCGGATCGGTGATTTTGTATCCGTGTGGAGTGGCGTTTCGATCGTGTTGTTACTGCTAGTGTGGGGCTTGGGGCGCGGTAATTGGCGGATTGCTCTAGCTGCGATAATTTCGACGCTCGTGGGTGCAGTTATTCCCATCTATAGCTTTTCGATCGCCGAAGGTAGCTCTGTTAACGGTACGCGCGGGATGGTACTCAGTGCCGTGGCACTGCTATCGGTATTCTGGTTGGTGGCGCGCAATTGGTACGATTGGTATCGTCTAGAACCCAGCGAGCGTCCGCTACCAGAGCGATCGCATTCCGAACCTGAAGCTATTTTCACCCGTCACGATCTGCTCGAAGAATCAGCCAAATACAATCAGCTCAATCCCGGCTCCCCGACTCAAGAAGAGATCGAGCGGCGGCGACTGCGGGATGAAGGGATCGAAAATAAATAGTCGCTCCTGTTGTACGATTGCTCAAGCATCTTAATCGATCGAGCCGTTTCGGTCCTCGATCGCCAACAAGCCCAGCTAGTCTATGGACTAGCTGGGCTTGTTTTGGCAATTTAACTTTCTCGATCGCCGAGTAAATTTGCTATTTTTGCGGATGATTAAGCTCTGATGAGGGCAGTCAATCGATCTGCAAAATCTAGAACATTTAAGGGGGTAACGCTTACAGAGGATGTTTCGACACTGCAATCCATCATTTTGTATAGACAATTGGCTTAAGAAAGAGTATTGTAATTAGCATCGCTTCAGTCAAATGGCGTAGAAATTGAAGATAAACTTATTTAGTCTTTTTGTACTAGTGCCAAGGGTGAGGTAAGCGATAGACGGTCTAATTGTGGGGATTTTAGCTAGTCAGGTCAGCAAACATATTTTTTACATTAAATAAATGAAGCCCCCAATATCAGTTGCTTTGTGTGCGGATAAGAATATTGAAGTTAGTTTACATGTAACCTTATACTCTCTAATGAATAGCTCTCGATCGCCGATCGAAATTAATTTAATACAGAAAGATTATAGCTCTACAGATATAGAAAAGATTCACAAAACATTAAAGCCATTCTCAAACAAATATCAATTAAATGTGATTGAATTTGATGAGACTACATTATTTAATAAATATTATGGCCTGCATGGGAATAAGTTTAACTTTACTAAGCTCATGCTTGCAAATCTGTTACCAAAAGATCGGATTATATATCTAGATAGCGATCTATCGATCGGTAAAGATCTTAGCGAACTTTTCAATTTAGATCTGAATAATTGTGTAATTGGTGCTGCTTCGATCGAGACTATTGGTGATTCGTTACGAAGCAAGTTTTATACATCGATCGGCATGAAAGAAGAAGCTAGATATTTTAATTCTGGCGTAATGGTGATGGACTTGAAAAAATGGCGAGAATTGGATATTACTACTCAATGCCTAGATTGGGCTAATAAGTATATCGATCGATTAACATTTGGAGATGAAGCTATTTTAAATTGTATTTTTTATGAAAATTTTCAAACTATAAATTCTTCTTATAATTACCCACTATATCCAACTTCGGACGTAGTCGCCTCAAATTCAGAAAATATCTTTCATTTTGTCGGTTCGCCCAAGCCATTCGATTTTATGGGAGAGATAGTACATAGTAATTATGATGTTTTTAAAAAAACACTAGTTCAAACTAGCTTTAGAAATTACAAAAGCTATGTTAATTTATCTGTGCGTAAGTTAAAGCGGACAATCCGATTGTCTCGCTCTTATTACAATTGTTTTGCAAAGCATATAATACAGAGATTGAGTAAGAATGTTAGATATGTTTCTCTTTTGGAGAAACATATCTGATATAGCAGTTAAAAAATCTCCAAGCTGCCCTTGTATTTGATATCAATCATCCTCTTTTGGCTCTTTTACAAACACGATCTCTGGCGTAGGTAATATTTCACCTTCTACTACTACAGCAGTCCCCGAAGCATTTTCGATCGTGGGGACACTAATTGGTAGCGCAGCCGCCATGCGCATGAGAAAGAAACTAAAATTTGCAAGTAAAGGTTAGATCGCAATAAGTTTAGCAGTCCCAACCAACAATCTACCGCATTTAAATCCTCTCTGAAGAGGGGTGCCCTTAGGGCGGGGTGGGTTCGCCATCTTCGATCGAGAGATAATATGCGATCGAACGATAAATTATTTACATGCCAACCTGGTAGGAGTGGAGACAATACGGTTCGGTTAAACCAATTTTTGTTCTAGGTTTAGTCCGCGAAGGCGGACTTTGCAACACTAGCGGCGGTTTCAACCGCTGACTGACTGACTAACCGAACCCTCTTGGGAGTGGAGATAGTTGGGAGATGGTTTGCTCACATCTTGCACCAATACGGAAAGACTAGTGCTTAGTAGAGATAGTCGGGTACCCACAAGCGGCGTTTTTATTCGGGGGTTCCCCCCGAATAAAAAAACGACAAGACAGGGGCACCCCTACGCAATTAATCTGTAGGGGTGCCCCTGTCTTGTCTTGTCTCGCTGCAAGGTTGCGCTTCCATGGTCGGGAAACCCGACCGGAGCGCATCCGCATAATCCGGGAGGAAACCTCCCGGATTATGCGAGCCGCTGACGCACACAAACGGGAGGGAGCGATGCATCGCTGTCTCGCTAAACCCTCGGCAAAGCCGAGGAGCGCGAGCCGCTCCTGGGAGAGGATTTTTCGATCGACAAAAAGCCCTGCTAGTTTAATAACATTAGCAGGGCTTTTTGAATGATTAAAATGTCAAATCAAATCTACAGCATCGGTGCGAATTGAGGCTTCTCAGGTACCACTGTGTACTCAGCGACGATTTGACGGAACTCTTCACCGTCGATCGTTTCTTTCTCGATTAAGATATCGACTAAGCGATCGATCACCGAGCGGTTTTCGCGCATGATTTGGATTGTTTCTTGATGACAACCAGCGATGATTTCGCGGACTTGTCGATCGATCTGAGCGGCTACTTCATCGGAGTACTCAGAACGCGCGCCCCAGTTACCACCTAGGAATACTTCACCAGATTGGCTTTCTAAAGACAGAGGGCCGAGTTTGGACATCCCGAAGCGAGTGACCATTTGACGAGCCATAGAAGTAACTTGTTGCAAGTCTCCACCAGCACCAGTCGTGACTTCCGAGTCGCCAAAGATGATTTCTTCAGCCGCACGTCCGCCCAGAGCACCACAGATCCGAGCGCGGAGTTGAGTCCGAGAGATCAAGGATTGGTCTTCAGCAGGTGTGAACCAGGTCAAACCAGCAGCTTGTCCGCGTGGAATTAAAGTTACTTTTTGGAGTGGATCGTGAGCGGGAATTAGAGTAGCGACGATCGCGTGACCGACTTCATGGTAAGCGATCAGACGTTTGCTCTTACCATCGACTAATGGCGTGCCTTCCATCCCTGCTACCACGCGATCGACTGCATCGTCGATTTCGAGGTTAGTAATTGCATCTTTGCGACGACGTGCGGTCAAGATTGCAGCTTCATTGAGCAAGTTAGCTAAGTCAGCACCACTAAATCCGGGCGTCCGACGCGCGATCGCATCTAAAGAAATGTCTGCACCTAATTTTTTGTTGCGAGCGTGAACGTTAAGAATTTCAACCCGTCCAGCGACATCGGGTGGATCTACTTGGACTTGGCGATCGAAACGACCGGGACGTAACAATGCAGAGTCTAACACGTCAGGACGGTTAGTTGCGGCGATAATAATGATTCCGGTATTTCCTTCAAAACCATCCATCTCGGTGAGCATCTGGTTGAGAGTCTGCTCGCGTTCGTCGTTACCACCACCGATACCCGCACCGCGTTGGCGACCGACGGCATCAATTTCATCGATAAAGATGATACAAGGAGCGTTTTCCTTGGCTTTTTTGAACAAGTCGCGGACGCGGGATGCACCCACACCGACAAACATTTCTACAAATTCCGAACCAGAGATACTAAAGAAGGGGACGCCAGCTTCACCTGCGATCGCTTTAGCAAGCAAGGTTTTACCAGTACCTGGAGGGCCGACTAACAATACACCTTTAGGAATCTTGGCACCAACAGCCGTAAAGCGTTCGGGCTGTTTGAGAAATGTCACTACTTCTTGTAATTCTTCTTTAGCTTCGGCAATACCCGCGACGTCATCGAACATCACCCCAGTTTTGGCATCCATCTGAAACTTCGCTTTGGATTTACCAAAGTTCATCGCTTGACCTGGGCCACCAGGCATGTTGTTGGAGCGGCGGAATAGCAAGAACAAGCCACCGATTAACAATATTGGAAATACTAAGTTACCCAGAAATCCCCAGACAGCACCGTCATTGCGCACGGGATGGCTGTCAAAAGAGATGTTCGAGTCTCTGAGTTTGGCAATCAATTCGGGGGCGTTGGTGGGCAGATCGACACGCAAGCGTTGCATCCGATTCTCGAGGTCTGGATCGACTGCTTCAACGATCGCGGTTCTACCACCATCGTAGAGATCTACTGTTCTGACTCGATTTGCATCGAGATACTCCAAAAACCTGCCATAGGTCATCCGAGTACTGGCTGTATTTTTACCGACTTCAGCGGTGACGGGTGTGAACGCCCCTTGCCAGACGAAGAAGCCAATTACTAGAACGGGTATCGTCCACAGTACTGCTAGTTTCCACGAAAACTTCATAAAATTGTTTGCCTTTGGTTATGGGGTGATGAGCGATCTAGCGAGAGTTATAAATTTCAGCTTGTCTTACTACAGTTTAAAAATATCTTAAAACATATCTTAACTAAATTTAACGTAATTCTCAGATTTCGGAAAGGGGGGGAGTAGGCGATCGGGGATCGGGGATCGGGGAGCGAGGAGCAAAATGCGGGGTGGGCATGACTCGCCATATATGTTTGAAACAGTTTTAGGAGCGAAGTTGCCGGAGCCTAATTACAGGATAAATTCACCTTTGGCGATGGTGATGACGCGACCGCCAATACTGACGGGGCAGCGAGTGGGTGTATACTCGGCACGGAGATAGAGCAGTGAAGCTCTTCCCATTTCTACGCCTTGCTCGACAGTGATATCTAGCTTGGGGCTGCCGAAGTACTGGTATTTGGCTAGATAAGCCGCCAGACAACCATTCGCACTCCCCGTCGCCGGATCTTCGGGAATCCCAAACCATTCTGTAAATACCCGGACGTGTAATTGTCGATCGGGATTGACAGTTTCCGCGCAAAATACCAAAATTGCCTGAGCGGGAAGAGTGGCAACGGTCTTAGCATAGATAGCTAGATCTAATTTTGCTCGACTCACTGCGGCTATCGTTTTTAGCGGCACTATTATTGATGGTAACCCAGTCGTGACAGGCTCGATCGGATACCGCTCGTCGATATCTGTAGGGTTTACACCAATGACAGCAGCTAGATCCTCGACATTGACGCGATCGAAGAATTGGGGTTGTTGTTGGTGCATCCACAAAATATCTGGCTCGCCATTGCGGTAGTGAATATCCACCCCAATTTGTCCGATTTTGTAGTTGAGTGCGATCCGCTCGATTGTCTCCCCGACAGCCGCCGCTGTAGATTTGCCGACTAGTTCCCGTGCGATGACAAAGGCCGTCCCAAGCGTCGGATGTCCCGCAAACGGTAGTTCTGTCGTGGGCGTAAAAATGCGGGTGTTGTAGCCGCCATTAACAGGCTCCGAGCTGGTGACGAACGTCGTCTCGGAAAAATTAATCTCGCGAGCGATCTGCTGCATCTGAAGATCCGTCAAGTTTTCAGCATCCAGACATACAGCCAACTGATTCCCCGTATACTTCTCCGTCGCAAACACATCCAGAATCAAAAACGGAATATTAGTCATTTTTGTTACTAAACTTGACTCCCCTCTAATTGTCCCACTCATCCATTCATCCACCCATCCACCCCCAATCCTCGATCGTTACAAACTATTAAGACTTTACTCAGAAACTAGTAATAATGCCGGAAAATGTTTGCGGAAGGTATAAAAATCGTGACTGACTCATACTCGATTGTGAGTAATAGCGATCCGCCTCAGACCTAAATGGCTTCTAGCCAGTTAATATAAGTCTGGTAACAAACTTTTTTGGAGCAAACCCACAATGAGTATCGTCACCAAAGCGATCGTCAATGCAGATGCTGAAGCTCGTTACTTGAGCCCAGGCGAATTAGATCGGATCAAAAACTTCGTCACTTCTGGCGAACGCCGTCTCCGCATCGCTCAAACCCTAACTGACTCTCGCGAGCGTTTGGTTAAAGGTGCTGGCGACAAGCTGTTCCAACAACGTCCTGATGTTGTTTCCCCAGGTGGAAACGCTTACGGCGAAGAAATGACTGCAACTTGCTTGCGCGACCTCGATTACTACCTCCGGTTGATCACTTACGGTGTAGTTGCTGGTGATGTTACTCCGATCGAAGAAATCGGTGTAGTTGGCGTGCGTGAAATGTACAGATCTTTAGGTACTCCGATCGATGGCGTTGCGACTGGCGTCCGTGCGATGAAAGATGCTGCTACTTCAATGATGTCTGGTGAAGACGCTGCTGAAGCTGGTGCTTACTTCGACTACCTAATCGGTGCAATGAGCTAGTTTAAAACTAGTTTATCGACAAGTCCGATTATATTTCGCAACATAGGCAACTAGAGACTAGATAAGGAATTTAGGAAAATGCAAGACGCAATTACTTCTGTTATCAATTCATCCGACGTTCAAGGTAAATACCTTGACTCCTCCTCGTTAGACAAGCTCAAAGCTTACTTCGGTACTGGCGAACTCCGCGTTCGTGCTGCTGGTACGATCAGTGCTAACGCTGCTACCATCGTTAAAGAAGCTGTAGCTAAATCCTTGTTGTACTCGGATATCACTCGTCCCGGTGGTAACATGTACACCACTCGTCGTTATGCAGCTTGCATCCGCGACTTAGACTACTACCTCCGTTATGCTACCTACGCAATGCTAGCTGGCGACCCTTCTATCTTGGACGAGCGCGTTCTCAACGGTTTGAAAGAAACTTACAACTCCTTGGGAGTACCTGTTGCTGCTACCGTTCAAGCAATCCAAGCCATCAAAGAAGTTACTGCTAGCTTAGTTGGTGCTGATGCTGGTAAAGAAATGGGTGTTTACTTAGACTACATCTGTTCTGGCTTGAGCTAGTCATCTAAGTTAACCAGCTTATTTCCGATCTAGATAAAAAAGTCGAGTCTGGGAAGTCCAATGTGAGTATTAGCTCTTCAGCAGCTTATCTAGTCTAACTAAGGT harbors:
- a CDS encoding HNH endonuclease, translated to MPELTARQKELINERAQRCCEYCWSQLKFSPDPFSIEHIIPLSKGGTYDLDNLALSCQGCNNRKYNLTEAIDLIDGKLVPLYHPRQQLHVEHFVWSDDFTELIGISPTGRATVVRLQLNREGVVNLRGLLREKNLHPPD
- a CDS encoding ribonuclease HII; the protein is MISYELTRPEELIAGVDEVGRGALFGVVVTAAVILPKDAIEQCQSWGVKDSKKLSPQRRELLVPKIQQIAIAYQIGIATVAEIDEINILQATLVAMRRAITGLAVTPELCLVDGNREIPQLDVPQQTLVKGEDRSTSIAAASILAKVWRDRATSELAAIYPLYDLENNKGYGTAQHRNAIEKYGITPEHRQSFSPCNRHVCP
- a CDS encoding DUF1997 domain-containing protein; the encoded protein is MQIVKFSADRSVDIAVPKQPIPIGHYLRQPHRLVNALVDPSRVQQLSEDEFRLAMRTLNFFGFELQPTVFLRVWTEADGTVRIASTKCEIRGIDYIDRRFSLQLMGKLSPYQENGQTYLEGLADLQVRVDLPPPLNFMPRSMVESAGNSLLKGILNTFKQRLLHQLIADYILWANTGTEGTSTKPSTQPQAPHLG
- the pheA gene encoding prephenate dehydratase; this translates as MTLKIGHLGPTGTYSEAAALAYARAKLAGVESCLQPYPNIAQTLKAVAAKEVALAIVPVENSIEGGVTMTADTIWQLVASLQIQQAIVLPIHHALVSVAEDLSHIETVYSHPQALSQCQLWLQQHLPQAVRIADNSTTAALATLAANPQAAAISSVRAANLYQLPVLVRSINDYPDNQTKFWAISLQPTLAGNRTSVAFSLRSNTPGGLVTALGFFANRGLNLSRVESRPSKRSLGDYLFFIDIETDRYNCRQLKSALADLDAYAETVKNFGSYDTTIIEVL
- a CDS encoding glycosyltransferase family 8 protein translates to MKPPISVALCADKNIEVSLHVTLYSLMNSSRSPIEINLIQKDYSSTDIEKIHKTLKPFSNKYQLNVIEFDETTLFNKYYGLHGNKFNFTKLMLANLLPKDRIIYLDSDLSIGKDLSELFNLDLNNCVIGAASIETIGDSLRSKFYTSIGMKEEARYFNSGVMVMDLKKWRELDITTQCLDWANKYIDRLTFGDEAILNCIFYENFQTINSSYNYPLYPTSDVVASNSENIFHFVGSPKPFDFMGEIVHSNYDVFKKTLVQTSFRNYKSYVNLSVRKLKRTIRLSRSYYNCFAKHIIQRLSKNVRYVSLLEKHI
- the ftsH2 gene encoding ATP-dependent zinc metalloprotease FtsH2, producing MKFSWKLAVLWTIPVLVIGFFVWQGAFTPVTAEVGKNTASTRMTYGRFLEYLDANRVRTVDLYDGGRTAIVEAVDPDLENRMQRLRVDLPTNAPELIAKLRDSNISFDSHPVRNDGAVWGFLGNLVFPILLIGGLFLLFRRSNNMPGGPGQAMNFGKSKAKFQMDAKTGVMFDDVAGIAEAKEELQEVVTFLKQPERFTAVGAKIPKGVLLVGPPGTGKTLLAKAIAGEAGVPFFSISGSEFVEMFVGVGASRVRDLFKKAKENAPCIIFIDEIDAVGRQRGAGIGGGNDEREQTLNQMLTEMDGFEGNTGIIIIAATNRPDVLDSALLRPGRFDRQVQVDPPDVAGRVEILNVHARNKKLGADISLDAIARRTPGFSGADLANLLNEAAILTARRRKDAITNLEIDDAVDRVVAGMEGTPLVDGKSKRLIAYHEVGHAIVATLIPAHDPLQKVTLIPRGQAAGLTWFTPAEDQSLISRTQLRARICGALGGRAAEEIIFGDSEVTTGAGGDLQQVTSMARQMVTRFGMSKLGPLSLESQSGEVFLGGNWGARSEYSDEVAAQIDRQVREIIAGCHQETIQIMRENRSVIDRLVDILIEKETIDGEEFRQIVAEYTVVPEKPQFAPML
- a CDS encoding PhzF family phenazine biosynthesis protein, with amino-acid sequence MTNIPFLILDVFATEKYTGNQLAVCLDAENLTDLQMQQIAREINFSETTFVTSSEPVNGGYNTRIFTPTTELPFAGHPTLGTAFVIARELVGKSTAAAVGETIERIALNYKIGQIGVDIHYRNGEPDILWMHQQQPQFFDRVNVEDLAAVIGVNPTDIDERYPIEPVTTGLPSIIVPLKTIAAVSRAKLDLAIYAKTVATLPAQAILVFCAETVNPDRQLHVRVFTEWFGIPEDPATGSANGCLAAYLAKYQYFGSPKLDITVEQGVEMGRASLLYLRAEYTPTRCPVSIGGRVITIAKGEFIL
- the apcA gene encoding allophycocyanin subunit alpha translates to MSIVTKAIVNADAEARYLSPGELDRIKNFVTSGERRLRIAQTLTDSRERLVKGAGDKLFQQRPDVVSPGGNAYGEEMTATCLRDLDYYLRLITYGVVAGDVTPIEEIGVVGVREMYRSLGTPIDGVATGVRAMKDAATSMMSGEDAAEAGAYFDYLIGAMS
- the apcB gene encoding allophycocyanin subunit beta — its product is MQDAITSVINSSDVQGKYLDSSSLDKLKAYFGTGELRVRAAGTISANAATIVKEAVAKSLLYSDITRPGGNMYTTRRYAACIRDLDYYLRYATYAMLAGDPSILDERVLNGLKETYNSLGVPVAATVQAIQAIKEVTASLVGADAGKEMGVYLDYICSGLS